A section of the Agrobacterium tumefaciens genome encodes:
- a CDS encoding monovalent cation:proton antiporter-2 (CPA2) family protein, with product MTEHDALFSEPLLLLAGAVIAASVFRKLGLGTVLGYLVAGIIIGPFLHLVTDAKDIFNVSELGVVFLLFIIGLELKPSRIWQMRRDILGLGLAQVLVTGSALAAIAWWAGLIDWRGSVVAGFGLALSSTAFALQILEDDGDMNTRHGNRSFSILLFQDLAIVPLLALVTILSNRPDVPTDSMVSDLIASVVAVAGMILAGRYLLTPMFQIIARTGAREVMIAAALFVVIGAAAIMEMVGLSMGMGALLAGLMLSESSYRHELEADIEPFRGLFLALFFMAVGMSLHIHIVWEHLALILIAVPAMMAVKGALIYGVCRIAGSSRYASSRIALLLAQGGEFGFVLFTTAAASGLFPQATASILVAVVTLSMALTPLLAVISRRLTAEDAEEDKLEEDFDGAGADVLMIGFSRFGQIASQILLAGGRDVTVIDSSADRVRQASRFGFRIFFGDGTRKDVLIAAGIERADLVAVCTHKKDVTDRIIDMIQSEFPSVRLYVRSYDRIHSLDLRKRGVEYEIRETLESGLLFGRRILEGLDMDGERALAIADDIRERDEQRLELQAVEGLAAGRQMLHNKPVREVKPEPLMKPKNKAERREEDEDAEDSETEVSL from the coding sequence ATGACCGAGCACGACGCTCTCTTTTCCGAACCTCTGCTGCTTCTGGCCGGTGCGGTCATTGCGGCGTCTGTTTTCCGCAAGCTGGGCCTCGGGACTGTGCTCGGCTATCTCGTGGCCGGCATCATCATCGGACCGTTCCTGCATCTGGTCACGGATGCGAAGGACATCTTCAACGTCTCCGAACTCGGCGTGGTTTTCCTGCTCTTCATCATCGGGCTGGAACTCAAGCCATCGCGCATCTGGCAGATGCGGCGCGACATTCTGGGGCTGGGGCTGGCGCAGGTGCTGGTGACCGGCAGCGCGCTGGCGGCAATCGCGTGGTGGGCAGGGCTGATCGACTGGCGCGGAAGCGTGGTGGCCGGGTTCGGTCTTGCGCTTTCCTCCACGGCCTTTGCGCTGCAGATTCTCGAAGATGACGGCGACATGAACACGCGGCACGGCAACCGCTCCTTTTCAATCCTGCTGTTTCAGGATCTTGCCATCGTGCCGCTGCTGGCGCTCGTCACCATTCTTTCCAACCGGCCCGATGTGCCGACGGATTCGATGGTGTCCGATCTCATCGCCTCCGTCGTCGCGGTGGCCGGAATGATCCTTGCCGGGCGGTATCTTCTCACCCCCATGTTCCAGATCATCGCCCGCACCGGCGCACGCGAGGTCATGATTGCGGCAGCCCTTTTTGTCGTCATCGGTGCAGCGGCCATCATGGAAATGGTCGGCCTGTCGATGGGCATGGGCGCGCTGCTGGCGGGGCTGATGCTGTCTGAATCATCCTATCGCCACGAGTTGGAAGCGGATATCGAGCCATTTCGTGGCCTGTTTCTAGCGCTGTTCTTCATGGCTGTCGGCATGTCGTTGCATATCCATATCGTCTGGGAGCATCTGGCCCTCATCCTCATCGCCGTGCCAGCCATGATGGCGGTCAAGGGCGCGCTGATCTATGGGGTATGTCGGATCGCCGGCTCGTCGCGCTATGCGTCGAGCCGCATTGCCCTGCTGCTTGCGCAGGGCGGCGAGTTCGGTTTCGTGCTTTTCACGACGGCTGCCGCGTCGGGTTTATTCCCGCAGGCAACCGCCTCGATCCTTGTCGCCGTGGTCACGCTTTCCATGGCCCTAACACCGCTTCTGGCGGTGATTTCCAGGCGTCTGACGGCGGAGGACGCGGAGGAAGACAAGCTTGAGGAGGATTTCGATGGCGCGGGCGCGGATGTGCTGATGATCGGCTTTTCCCGTTTCGGCCAGATTGCTTCACAGATCCTGCTTGCCGGCGGTCGCGACGTGACCGTCATCGACAGTTCGGCCGACCGCGTACGTCAGGCCTCGCGGTTCGGCTTCCGTATCTTTTTCGGCGATGGCACCCGCAAGGACGTGTTGATCGCCGCGGGGATTGAACGGGCCGATCTCGTGGCGGTCTGCACCCATAAAAAGGACGTGACCGACCGCATCATCGACATGATCCAGTCGGAGTTTCCAAGCGTGCGTCTTTACGTCCGCTCCTATGACCGCATTCATTCGCTCGACCTCAGAAAAAGGGGCGTTGAATATGAAATCCGCGAGACGCTGGAATCAGGTCTTCTGTTCGGCAGGCGCATTCTGGAAGGGTTGGACATGGACGGCGAAAGGGCGCTCGCCATCGCCGACGACATTCGTGAACGCGATGAACAGCGGCTGGAACTGCAAGCGGTCGAAGGCCTCGCGGCAGGACGGCAGATGCTGCACAACAAGCCTGTGCGCGAGGTGAAGCCGGAGCCGCTGATGAAACCGAAGAACAAGGCGGAAAGGCGGGAGGAAGACGAGGATGCGGAGGATAGCGAAACGGAAGTTTCGCTATGA
- a CDS encoding patatin-like phospholipase family protein: protein MDQAGNEGITIVSAGEEVPGRDGQKGHEPTFGLALGGGGARGICHINVVEALDELGIRPVAISGSSIGSIIGAGMAAGMSGRDIREYTLELMGRKGSVANRLWSLGPASMRHAAHGFRFGQFNLELILHALMPQALPKEFSELAIPLKVITTDYYAQTEVVVESGEIIEALAASAAIPALFMPVRIDGRIMIDGGIFNPVPYEHLLDHADIVIGVDVVGGPEGDGTTMPSRLESLFGASQLMMQAAIALKLRLRPPHIFLRPPVHRFGVLDFLKSEEVLNASAGIKDDLKRQIEMQVELFHRGQGVEA from the coding sequence ATGGATCAGGCTGGCAACGAGGGGATCACGATCGTCAGCGCCGGAGAAGAGGTTCCCGGGCGCGACGGTCAAAAAGGCCATGAGCCGACATTCGGACTGGCGCTCGGCGGCGGCGGCGCGCGCGGCATCTGCCATATCAATGTCGTCGAGGCGCTTGACGAACTCGGCATCCGGCCGGTCGCAATCTCCGGTTCTTCCATCGGGTCCATCATCGGCGCGGGCATGGCTGCCGGCATGTCAGGCCGCGACATCCGCGAGTACACGCTCGAACTCATGGGACGCAAGGGCTCCGTCGCCAACCGGCTCTGGAGCCTGGGTCCCGCTTCGATGCGCCACGCAGCCCATGGCTTTCGCTTCGGACAGTTCAATCTCGAACTTATTCTTCACGCCTTGATGCCACAGGCGTTGCCGAAGGAGTTCTCCGAACTCGCCATTCCGCTGAAAGTCATAACAACCGATTATTACGCCCAGACCGAAGTGGTGGTCGAAAGCGGTGAGATCATTGAGGCGCTGGCGGCCTCAGCCGCCATTCCGGCGCTGTTCATGCCGGTTCGTATCGACGGTCGCATCATGATCGATGGCGGCATCTTCAATCCGGTCCCCTATGAGCATCTGCTTGACCACGCCGATATCGTGATCGGCGTTGATGTCGTCGGCGGCCCGGAGGGGGATGGAACCACCATGCCCAGCCGATTGGAAAGCCTGTTCGGCGCCAGCCAGCTGATGATGCAGGCGGCGATTGCCCTCAAGCTCAGATTGCGCCCGCCACACATTTTCCTGCGCCCGCCGGTGCACCGCTTCGGCGTGCTGGATTTTTTGAAGTCGGAGGAGGTACTGAATGCTTCGGCCGGCATCAAGGATGATCTGAAACGGCAGATCGAGATGCAGGTGGAGCTGTTTCATCGCGGGCAGGGCGTGGAGGCTTGA
- the rsmD gene encoding 16S rRNA (guanine(966)-N(2))-methyltransferase RsmD: MRIVGGEFRGRTLAAPKSNSIRPTIDRTRESLFNILSHAYPETLDGTRVLDVFAGTGAVGLEALSRGCRVALFVENGVEGRGLLWENIDALGLHGRARILRRDATKLGGVNNIEPFDLLFADPPYGHGHGEKAFAAAHTGGWLNPGALAILEERGDVAVNVDPAFKLLESRIFGDTKMHFYRYEP, from the coding sequence ATGCGGATCGTAGGCGGTGAGTTTCGCGGCCGCACATTGGCCGCGCCGAAATCGAATTCCATTCGTCCGACCATCGACAGGACAAGGGAAAGCCTCTTCAACATTCTGAGCCACGCCTATCCGGAAACTCTTGACGGCACGCGCGTCCTGGACGTTTTCGCCGGAACGGGTGCGGTTGGGCTGGAGGCGCTGTCGCGCGGCTGTCGCGTGGCGCTGTTCGTCGAGAACGGCGTCGAGGGCAGGGGCCTTCTGTGGGAAAACATCGATGCGCTCGGCCTGCATGGTCGCGCCCGTATCTTGCGGCGTGACGCCACCAAGCTCGGCGGCGTCAACAACATCGAGCCCTTCGATCTTCTTTTCGCCGATCCGCCCTATGGTCACGGCCACGGCGAAAAGGCGTTTGCGGCGGCCCATACCGGCGGCTGGCTGAACCCCGGCGCGCTTGCCATATTGGAAGAGCGCGGCGATGTGGCAGTCAATGTCGATCCGGCGTTCAAGCTGCTCGAAAGCCGCATCTTCGGCGACACGAAAATGCATTTCTACCGCTACGAGCCCTGA
- a CDS encoding pseudouridine synthase, translating into MTFKDKPKRDGGKTFSRDKKPKGPGKPAAQRDAKPAEAKAAPLPETVGGSKPERISKIMARAGVASRRDVERMIMEGRVSLNGVKLDTPVVNATLSDKIEVDGMPIRGAERTRLWLYHKPAGLVTTNSDPEGRPTVFDNLPAELPRVLSIGRLDINTEGLLLLTNDGGLSRVLELPTTGWLRRYRVRAHGEVDQAALDKLKEGIAVDGVLYGAIDATLDRTQGHNVWISMGLREGKNREIKNVLGALGLEVNRLIRVSYGPFQLGDLPEGKVLEVRGRMLRDQLGPRLIEQAGANFDAPIYNNATEDEDDSAPKRPVKSEWAKSDAPAGRERSDKGGKSEDRREKALGRLDTKRGDKPAGKFGAKPAGKFGAKGRNEDEGDDRRPRQPAGTSRTANVWMAPGARPTRDGKERKSSARAEAESLFKKPSAQDEARRNVVRHADAEGEWIRSDSPREEEGGRGRGDRPRGEKSFGDRGGRGGKSFGDRPFRDRPREDGDRPRGQKSFGDRPARGDKPFGDRPFRDRPREDGDRDRPRGEKSFGDRTARGERPAGDRPARGERPAGDRPFRDRPREDGDRPRGARPAGDKPRGGKPGGKPGFGKPSFAKSGERGERSGFSGKSKGPGGPGGGKPGGKGPGGKPSGGRGMTRNADRRR; encoded by the coding sequence ATGACTTTTAAAGACAAGCCGAAGCGTGACGGCGGCAAGACATTTAGCCGCGACAAGAAGCCCAAAGGCCCAGGCAAGCCGGCCGCACAGCGCGACGCCAAGCCCGCCGAGGCAAAGGCAGCCCCGCTGCCGGAAACCGTTGGTGGCTCCAAGCCCGAGCGTATCTCCAAAATCATGGCACGCGCCGGTGTGGCCTCGCGCCGCGACGTCGAGCGCATGATCATGGAAGGCCGTGTGTCGCTGAACGGCGTCAAGCTGGACACGCCCGTCGTCAACGCCACGCTGTCGGACAAGATCGAAGTGGACGGCATGCCTATCCGTGGCGCCGAGCGCACGCGGCTGTGGCTCTACCACAAGCCCGCCGGTCTGGTGACCACCAATTCCGACCCGGAAGGCCGCCCGACCGTCTTCGATAATCTTCCCGCAGAGCTGCCGCGCGTGCTCTCCATCGGCCGCCTCGATATCAACACCGAAGGCCTGCTGCTGCTCACCAATGATGGCGGTCTCTCCCGCGTGCTGGAACTGCCGACCACCGGCTGGCTGCGCCGGTACCGCGTGCGGGCCCATGGCGAAGTGGATCAGGCAGCGCTCGACAAGCTGAAGGAAGGCATTGCCGTCGATGGCGTGCTCTACGGCGCAATCGATGCCACGCTCGATCGCACGCAGGGTCACAATGTGTGGATCAGCATGGGCCTGCGCGAAGGCAAGAACCGCGAGATCAAGAACGTGCTCGGCGCGCTTGGTCTTGAGGTGAACCGCCTGATCCGCGTATCCTACGGCCCGTTCCAGCTCGGCGATCTGCCCGAAGGCAAGGTGCTCGAAGTGCGCGGCCGCATGCTGCGCGACCAGCTGGGCCCACGCCTGATAGAACAGGCTGGCGCCAATTTCGACGCGCCGATCTACAATAATGCCACCGAAGACGAGGACGACAGTGCGCCGAAGCGGCCCGTGAAGTCCGAATGGGCAAAGAGCGACGCGCCTGCTGGCAGGGAGCGGTCCGACAAGGGCGGCAAGTCCGAGGATCGTCGCGAAAAGGCGCTCGGCCGCCTCGACACCAAGCGCGGCGACAAGCCCGCCGGAAAATTTGGCGCGAAACCTGCGGGTAAGTTCGGCGCGAAGGGCCGCAACGAGGATGAGGGTGACGACCGCCGCCCACGCCAGCCCGCTGGCACGAGCCGCACGGCGAATGTCTGGATGGCGCCCGGTGCAAGGCCGACGCGTGATGGCAAGGAGCGCAAGTCTTCCGCCCGCGCGGAGGCCGAAAGCCTGTTCAAGAAACCATCTGCGCAGGATGAAGCCCGCCGCAACGTCGTGCGACATGCGGATGCCGAAGGCGAGTGGATCCGCTCCGACTCCCCGCGCGAAGAAGAAGGTGGCCGCGGACGCGGCGACCGTCCGCGCGGCGAAAAGAGTTTTGGTGATCGTGGTGGACGCGGCGGAAAGTCTTTTGGCGACCGTCCCTTCCGTGACCGGCCACGCGAGGATGGCGACCGCCCGCGCGGTCAAAAGAGCTTCGGCGACCGTCCGGCTCGCGGTGACAAGCCCTTTGGCGACCGGCCGTTCCGTGACCGCCCGCGTGAGGACGGCGACCGTGATCGCCCCCGTGGCGAAAAGAGCTTTGGTGACCGCACCGCCCGTGGTGAAAGACCTGCCGGTGACCGCCCCGCCCGTGGTGAAAGACCTGCCGGTGACCGCCCCTTCCGCGACAGGCCCCGTGAAGACGGTGATCGTCCGCGCGGCGCGCGCCCGGCCGGCGACAAGCCCCGCGGTGGCAAGCCGGGGGGCAAGCCAGGCTTCGGCAAGCCGTCTTTCGCCAAGTCGGGCGAGCGTGGCGAGCGTTCTGGTTTCTCAGGCAAGAGCAAAGGCCCCGGTGGCCCCGGTGGCGGCAAACCGGGCGGCAAAGGCCCGGGTGGCAAACCTTCTGGAGGCAGGGGAATGACACGTAATGCGGATCGTAGGCGGTGA
- a CDS encoding nucleoside deaminase, producing the protein MAERTHFMELALAEARAAAERNEVPIGAVVVLNGRVIAKSGNRTRELHDVTAHAEIAAIRMACEALGQERLTDADLYVTLEPCTMCAAAISFARIRRLYYGARDPKGGAVESGVRFFSQPTCHHAPDVYSGMAESESADILRQFFREKRLDD; encoded by the coding sequence ATGGCCGAAAGGACGCATTTCATGGAACTGGCGCTGGCGGAAGCCCGTGCCGCGGCTGAGCGGAATGAGGTTCCGATCGGCGCGGTCGTGGTTCTGAACGGGCGCGTGATCGCCAAATCCGGCAATCGTACCCGAGAATTGCATGATGTGACGGCGCACGCCGAAATCGCCGCGATCCGCATGGCCTGCGAGGCATTGGGACAGGAACGCCTGACCGATGCCGATCTCTACGTGACGCTGGAGCCCTGCACCATGTGCGCCGCGGCGATCTCGTTTGCCCGTATCCGCAGACTTTATTACGGCGCACGGGACCCGAAGGGCGGCGCCGTGGAGAGCGGCGTTCGCTTCTTCAGCCAACCCACCTGCCACCATGCGCCCGATGTCTATTCAGGAATGGCGGAAAGCGAAAGCGCAGACATCCTGCGGCAGTTTTTTCGCGAGAAACGTCTCGACGACTAA